Proteins from a genomic interval of Diaphorobacter sp. HDW4A:
- the catA gene encoding catechol 1,2-dioxygenase, which yields MSVKIFNTAEVQDLLKAAANLKANGSNERLKTIVHRLLGDLFLAIDDLDMTPDEVWAGVNYVNQLGKDGEAALLAAGLGLEKFLDMRMDAEDKQVGNDGGTPRTIEGPLYVAGAEVRDHTSKIDLDEDDAARPLRIHGIVKDLNGSPLAGAIVECWHANSNGFYSHFDPTGAQSNFNLRGAVKTGADGTYEFHTLMPVGYGCPPHGATQTLLTKLKRHGNRPAHVHVFASAEGKRKLTTQFNIEGDPLIWDDFAYATREELIPPVTEKSGGAALGLKADSYKDIQFDLTLTPLVSGKDNQVVHRLRATVE from the coding sequence ATGAGCGTCAAAATTTTCAACACTGCCGAAGTACAGGATCTGCTAAAGGCGGCTGCCAATCTCAAAGCCAACGGCAGCAACGAGCGTCTGAAGACCATCGTGCATCGCCTGCTCGGTGACCTGTTCCTGGCCATCGACGATCTGGACATGACACCTGACGAAGTGTGGGCTGGTGTGAATTATGTCAACCAACTCGGCAAGGATGGCGAAGCCGCGTTGCTTGCCGCCGGCCTAGGTCTCGAGAAGTTTCTCGACATGCGCATGGACGCGGAAGACAAGCAGGTCGGCAACGACGGTGGTACGCCACGTACCATCGAAGGCCCGCTGTACGTGGCGGGAGCTGAGGTACGCGATCACACCTCGAAGATTGACCTTGACGAGGATGACGCCGCCAGGCCGTTGCGGATTCACGGCATCGTGAAGGACCTAAATGGCAGTCCGCTCGCAGGGGCGATCGTGGAATGCTGGCATGCCAATTCCAACGGTTTCTACTCGCACTTCGACCCCACCGGAGCTCAAAGCAACTTCAACCTGCGCGGAGCGGTCAAGACCGGTGCCGATGGCACTTACGAGTTCCACACCCTGATGCCAGTTGGCTACGGTTGCCCGCCGCACGGCGCAACGCAAACACTGCTGACAAAGTTGAAGCGCCACGGCAATCGCCCCGCACATGTGCACGTCTTCGCTTCTGCCGAGGGCAAGCGTAAGCTGACGACGCAGTTCAATATCGAAGGCGATCCATTGATCTGGGACGACTTCGCTTACGCCACACGCGAAGAACTGATTCCTCCTGTCACCGAAAAGTCTGGCGGCGCGGCACTCGGCTTGAAGGCGGACAGCTACAAGGACATTCAGTTCGACCTTACGTTGACACCGCTCGTCTCTGGCAAGGACAACCAAGTCGTTCATCGCCTGCGCGCCACGGTGGAGTGA